The following proteins come from a genomic window of Raphanus sativus cultivar WK10039 unplaced genomic scaffold, ASM80110v3 Scaffold3141, whole genome shotgun sequence:
- the LOC108831893 gene encoding transcriptional regulator TAC1-like, with protein sequence MNRKYSDRRSYSWSGQARPYICEFCERGFSNAQALGGHMNIHRKDRAKLRQANLKEDDREDSTCTTSRNRFEQDLIELPFFVDTGSSSTRQVKNTSGDYLRDEEEKNMRMLQKALSQSAEVIDLELRLGLDPYKKSPST encoded by the coding sequence ATGAACAGAAAATACTCGGATCGTCGATCATATTCATGGTCAGGACAAGCAAGACCATACATATGCGAATTTTGCGAGAGAGGTTTCTCCAACGCACAAGCTTTAGGAGGGCACATGAACATCCACAGAAAAGACAGGGCAAAGCTGCGACAAGCGAACTTAAAAGAAGATGATCGTGAAGACTCCACATGCACCACTTCGAGAAATCGGTTCGAGCAAGATCTCATTGAATTGCCTTTCTTCGTTGATACGGGCAGTTCATCAACAAGACAAGTCAAAAATACAAGTGGAGACTATTTGAgagatgaagaggagaagaatatGAGGATGCTTCAAAAAGCTTTGTCTCAAAGTGCAGAAGTGATAGATCTTGAGCTTCGTCTAGGACTAGATCCTTATAAGAAATCACCAAGTACGTAA